One genomic window of Stigmatella ashevillena includes the following:
- the treZ gene encoding malto-oligosyltrehalose trehalohydrolase: MGAIPQAEGRTRFRVWAPERRRVDVCLLEPGCLRYLPLERLAGGYFEAVLPVPVGALYKYRLDSGDVFPDPCSRFQPEGPHGPSRVVDPQRFLWKDRGWRGLSSMRGHVFYELHVGTFTPEGTYAAAAARLPHLKELGITVVELMPLHTFPGRFNWGYDGVTLFAPCAVYGEPDDLRRLVDEAHRLGLGIILDVVYNHLGPDGNYLSQFSKGYFNPKYPNEWGDPTNFDDGEAAGPSRDFFVQNACLWVSEYHFDGLRLDATQSLYDASPRHIVTELVEKTREAAGSRNILLIAENEPQDVKVVTPTAQGGNGADSLWVDDFHHSARVAAMGRSEAYLMDYQGTAQELLSCALRNSLYQGQYYRWQKKRRGSPLLHTPPEHIVFYLQNHDQLANTLRGQRLHLCASSARARALTTLFLLLPQTPMVFMGQEFFASSPFLYFVDHKPELQKLVHKGRNAFLSQFPSAQQALEAEGHQVPIGEEAFQASKLNWSERERNRDALALHQDLLRLRREDPVLSAQDPSRLAGAVLSPTALVLRYFGTGQEGDRLLLLNLGTGMDLEPCPEPLLAPMAGNIWRPLLSSEHVRYGGMGAPALPEAGRMYLPGQTALVLTSDEETPP; the protein is encoded by the coding sequence TTGGGAGCGATCCCTCAGGCAGAGGGGCGGACCCGCTTCCGGGTGTGGGCTCCCGAGCGCCGCCGCGTCGACGTCTGCCTGCTCGAACCGGGATGCCTGCGTTACCTGCCTCTCGAGCGGCTCGCGGGAGGCTACTTCGAGGCAGTGCTTCCGGTGCCGGTGGGCGCGCTCTACAAGTACCGCCTCGACAGCGGGGACGTCTTTCCGGATCCCTGCTCGCGCTTCCAACCCGAGGGCCCCCATGGGCCTTCGCGCGTCGTAGATCCCCAGCGCTTCCTCTGGAAGGACAGGGGGTGGCGAGGATTGTCCTCCATGAGGGGACATGTTTTCTACGAACTCCATGTCGGCACGTTCACACCCGAGGGCACGTACGCGGCCGCAGCGGCCAGGCTGCCCCACCTGAAGGAGCTGGGCATCACGGTGGTGGAGCTGATGCCCCTGCATACCTTCCCGGGCCGCTTCAACTGGGGCTACGACGGGGTGACGCTGTTCGCGCCCTGCGCCGTCTATGGAGAGCCGGATGATCTCCGGCGACTGGTGGACGAGGCCCACCGGCTGGGGCTCGGCATCATCCTGGACGTTGTCTACAACCACCTGGGTCCGGACGGGAACTACTTGAGCCAGTTCTCCAAGGGCTACTTCAACCCGAAGTACCCCAATGAGTGGGGAGACCCCACCAACTTCGATGACGGGGAGGCGGCGGGGCCCTCGCGTGACTTCTTCGTCCAGAACGCCTGTCTCTGGGTGTCCGAGTATCACTTCGACGGGCTGCGGCTGGACGCCACGCAGAGTCTCTACGATGCCTCCCCCCGGCACATTGTGACGGAGTTGGTGGAGAAGACACGCGAGGCCGCAGGCTCTCGGAACATCCTCCTCATCGCCGAGAATGAACCGCAAGATGTGAAGGTGGTGACGCCAACGGCCCAGGGTGGGAACGGCGCGGACAGTCTTTGGGTAGATGATTTCCATCACTCCGCGCGGGTGGCCGCGATGGGCCGCTCCGAGGCCTACCTCATGGACTACCAGGGCACCGCGCAGGAGCTGCTGTCATGTGCGCTGCGCAACTCCCTGTACCAAGGTCAGTACTACCGCTGGCAGAAGAAGCGCCGCGGCTCGCCTTTGTTGCACACCCCGCCCGAACACATCGTTTTCTACCTGCAGAACCATGATCAGCTCGCCAACACCCTTCGCGGACAGCGGCTCCACCTCTGTGCCAGCTCCGCGCGGGCGCGGGCCCTGACGACATTGTTCCTGTTGCTGCCACAAACACCCATGGTGTTCATGGGACAGGAGTTCTTCGCCTCCAGCCCCTTTCTGTACTTCGTGGACCACAAGCCCGAACTCCAGAAGCTGGTCCACAAGGGACGAAACGCGTTTCTCTCCCAATTCCCGAGTGCCCAGCAGGCGCTCGAGGCGGAGGGACACCAGGTGCCCATCGGAGAAGAGGCGTTCCAGGCCTCCAAGTTGAACTGGTCCGAGCGGGAGCGGAACCGGGACGCCCTGGCCTTGCACCAAGACCTCCTGCGGCTCCGCCGGGAGGATCCGGTGTTGTCCGCCCAGGACCCCAGCCGTCTGGCGGGGGCGGTGCTGTCTCCCACGGCCCTGGTGCTGCGTTACTTCGGCACCGGCCAGGAGGGCGACCGCCTGCTCTTGCTCAACCTGGGCACAGGGATGGACTTGGAGCCCTGCCCCGAGCCCCTCCTGGCGCCGATGGCGGGAAACATCTGGCGGCCGCTTCTGTCTTCAGAGCACGTCCGCTACGGGGGAATGGGTGCACCCGCACTCCCGGAAGCAGGACGGATGTACCTTCCTGGACAGACTGCGCTCGTGTTGACGAGTGATGAGGAGACGCCCCCGTGA
- a CDS encoding amylo-alpha-1,6-glucosidase, whose protein sequence is MNPVDTSPALPRLGFEWPQGPELSEVMTREWLVTNGRGGYASGTLAGCNTRRYHGLFTPNLPGRGRTVLLARLVEEAHVAGQTFHLSVEEHADGQGLSEGAALLRGFHLDGLIPVWDYALGPSRLRRKLLMVHGQNTLFVVWEHVSGPEVTLRLRPFPVMRPHDGPLSRPSHAPIVRLQGALVEMQAIPDAPPLRMRVYSDCATPFVGLSQTSQPLFFRTEKARGYDSQEIQHSPGYFECGVSQGGILALGLTTDEVWTLDRDPAQAFELEQERERKLLSRAPAEARTGIPARLVLAADQFIIDPTRPMDDAWAHSIGQDARSVIAGYHWFTDWGRDTMISHAGLTLSTGRYREAAAILRTFQHYVKDGLIPNYFPDGENEGVYHTADATLWFFHAVDRYVETTGDGALLKDLFPTLAGIVERHQRGTRFHIGVDPSDGLLRQGAAGYQLTWMDAKVDGWVVTPRRGKAVEINALWFNALRLMAMWAERLGSDAKPYMGAAERVYGSFNKRFWNPATDCLFDVLDGEDGRDDPAIRPNQVFAISLRFPVLRRERWDAVLKVVHDALLTPVGLRSLAPGHPDYKATYDGDLRARDAAYHQGTVWGWLIGHYIDATLKVNPDIQAARALLAGLAHHLEHGGVGQISEIFDATEPYRPRGCIAQAWSVAEALRVFLKTHVT, encoded by the coding sequence GTGAACCCAGTGGATACCTCCCCTGCCCTGCCGCGCCTGGGATTCGAATGGCCCCAGGGTCCAGAACTGTCTGAAGTGATGACCCGGGAGTGGCTCGTCACCAACGGGCGCGGAGGTTATGCCTCTGGCACCCTCGCGGGCTGCAATACCCGCCGCTACCACGGCTTGTTCACCCCCAACCTGCCCGGACGCGGAAGGACGGTGCTGCTGGCCCGGCTGGTCGAGGAGGCCCATGTCGCCGGGCAGACGTTTCACCTCTCCGTCGAGGAGCATGCGGACGGCCAGGGCCTCTCAGAGGGGGCGGCCTTGCTCCGGGGCTTCCACCTGGATGGGTTGATTCCTGTCTGGGATTACGCGCTGGGCCCCTCGCGGCTTCGCCGCAAGCTGCTGATGGTGCACGGACAGAACACGCTCTTCGTCGTGTGGGAGCATGTGTCCGGGCCTGAAGTCACCCTGCGGCTGCGCCCCTTTCCCGTGATGCGCCCACACGACGGGCCGCTTTCCCGCCCGTCCCATGCTCCCATCGTCCGCCTGCAGGGAGCGCTCGTGGAAATGCAGGCCATCCCGGACGCACCGCCCCTCCGCATGCGCGTCTACTCGGACTGCGCCACCCCCTTCGTGGGCCTGAGCCAGACCTCACAGCCGTTGTTCTTCCGGACGGAGAAGGCCCGGGGGTACGACTCCCAGGAGATCCAGCACAGCCCCGGCTATTTCGAGTGCGGCGTGAGCCAGGGGGGCATCCTCGCGCTCGGGCTCACCACGGACGAGGTCTGGACGCTCGACCGGGATCCCGCGCAGGCGTTCGAGCTGGAACAGGAGCGGGAGCGGAAGCTGCTGAGCCGCGCGCCAGCGGAGGCCCGCACGGGGATTCCCGCGCGGTTGGTGCTGGCAGCCGATCAGTTCATCATCGATCCGACACGCCCTATGGACGATGCCTGGGCACACTCCATCGGTCAGGATGCGCGCAGCGTCATCGCCGGCTACCACTGGTTCACCGACTGGGGCCGGGACACGATGATCTCCCACGCGGGCCTCACCTTGAGCACGGGACGGTACCGGGAGGCCGCCGCCATCCTGCGCACCTTCCAGCACTACGTGAAGGACGGCCTCATCCCCAACTACTTCCCGGACGGGGAGAACGAGGGCGTGTACCACACGGCGGACGCCACGCTCTGGTTCTTCCATGCGGTGGACCGCTACGTCGAGACCACGGGGGACGGGGCGTTGCTGAAGGATCTCTTCCCCACGCTGGCGGGCATCGTGGAGCGCCATCAGCGGGGCACCCGGTTCCACATTGGCGTGGATCCCTCGGACGGACTGCTCCGGCAGGGGGCCGCGGGCTACCAGCTCACCTGGATGGACGCCAAGGTGGACGGCTGGGTGGTCACCCCCCGGCGAGGCAAGGCGGTGGAGATCAACGCCCTCTGGTTCAACGCGCTCCGGCTGATGGCCATGTGGGCCGAGCGCTTGGGCAGCGACGCCAAGCCCTACATGGGGGCGGCGGAACGGGTGTACGGCAGCTTCAACAAACGGTTCTGGAACCCGGCCACCGACTGCCTCTTCGACGTGCTGGATGGCGAGGACGGACGGGACGACCCGGCCATCCGGCCCAACCAGGTCTTCGCCATCTCCCTGCGCTTCCCCGTGCTGCGGCGGGAGCGCTGGGATGCGGTGCTCAAGGTCGTGCACGACGCGCTGCTGACCCCCGTGGGGCTGAGGAGCCTGGCGCCCGGACACCCGGACTACAAGGCGACGTACGACGGTGATCTGCGCGCCCGGGACGCGGCGTACCACCAGGGCACGGTGTGGGGCTGGCTCATTGGCCACTACATCGACGCGACGCTGAAGGTGAATCCAGACATCCAGGCGGCCCGCGCGCTGCTGGCAGGTCTGGCGCACCACCTCGAGCATGGGGGCGTGGGACAGATCAGCGAGATCTTCGATGCCACGGAGCCCTACCGGCCACGAGGATGCATCGCCCAGGCCTGGAGCGTGGCGGAGGCCCTGCGCGTCTTCCTGAAGACCCACGTCACCTGA
- a CDS encoding polysaccharide biosynthesis/export family protein translates to MSKTRVRLWAVVGGLLLAGCSHKPALKVDNSDQPYRIGREDVLDIAVWRDGDLSRTLPVRPDGYISMPMTGDVMAAGKTPSELGEEIKERLKPYVQEPRVTVILREVNSSRVFVTGEVAHPGAYPLRGRVSLIQAIALAGGFTDFANSNGIVVIRNDGQGGQIPVRYSDLVSPKETQELFLRPGDTIVVP, encoded by the coding sequence ATGAGCAAGACTCGGGTGAGGCTCTGGGCGGTGGTGGGCGGTCTGCTCCTGGCGGGATGCTCCCACAAGCCCGCGTTGAAGGTGGACAACTCGGATCAGCCGTATCGCATCGGGCGTGAAGACGTCCTGGACATCGCCGTGTGGCGGGATGGAGACCTTTCTCGCACCTTGCCGGTCCGTCCAGATGGCTACATCTCCATGCCCATGACGGGGGATGTCATGGCCGCGGGCAAGACGCCCTCGGAACTGGGCGAGGAGATCAAAGAGCGTCTCAAGCCGTACGTTCAGGAGCCGCGCGTGACGGTCATCCTCCGGGAGGTGAACAGCAGCCGCGTGTTCGTCACCGGTGAGGTGGCTCACCCGGGCGCCTATCCGCTCCGGGGGCGTGTGTCGCTCATCCAGGCGATCGCGCTGGCGGGAGGTTTCACGGATTTCGCCAACTCGAACGGCATCGTCGTCATTCGCAACGATGGCCAGGGCGGGCAGATCCCCGTGCGCTACAGCGACCTGGTCTCTCCGAAGGAGACCCAGGAACTCTTCCTGCGGCCGGGAGACACCATCGTTGTTCCGTAA
- a CDS encoding bifunctional chorismate mutase/prephenate dehydratase: MSELPDLNHLRANIERIDTEIMDALRRRMILADDIARTKLADASPLRDPPREELVLHKVREEAMTHGLDPHEVERIYRIIMDMSVARQQSLIQQLDTTPLRVGYPGIEGSYSHLAARQRYKGRSGGVLLTGLETGREVLEALRRGTLDVALLPIENTSAGSMNETYDLLAEGGAVITGELVSQVYHRLLGLPGARLEDIRTVISHPQALSQCEAFLRKVPWIRPLPEYDTSGAALKVRERNDPTVAAIASDTAAQRFGLEVLVRDIQHAAGNYTRFVEVSREASPIPSEANCKTSLMVVLEHRPGTLGKVLTALSQRGVNLAKLESRPIPGEPWRYRFYLDLEGHAADAPLVAALQDLQPLTSAMRVLGTYPRVEGLHE, from the coding sequence ATGTCAGAGCTTCCGGACCTCAACCATCTCCGCGCGAACATCGAGCGCATCGACACGGAAATCATGGACGCCCTCCGGAGGAGGATGATCCTGGCGGACGACATCGCGCGGACGAAGCTGGCGGACGCCTCTCCGCTCCGGGATCCGCCCCGCGAAGAGCTGGTGCTGCACAAGGTCCGCGAGGAGGCCATGACCCACGGGTTGGACCCGCATGAGGTCGAGCGCATCTACCGCATCATCATGGACATGTCCGTCGCCCGGCAGCAGTCGCTCATCCAGCAACTGGACACCACGCCCCTTCGCGTGGGCTATCCAGGCATCGAAGGCTCTTACAGCCACCTGGCCGCGCGCCAGCGCTACAAGGGCCGCAGTGGCGGCGTGCTGCTCACCGGCCTGGAGACGGGCCGCGAAGTGCTGGAGGCCCTGCGCCGGGGCACGCTGGATGTCGCCCTGCTGCCCATCGAGAACACCTCCGCGGGCAGCATGAACGAGACGTATGATTTGCTCGCCGAGGGCGGCGCGGTCATCACCGGAGAGCTGGTGAGCCAAGTGTATCACCGCTTGCTCGGCCTGCCCGGAGCGCGGCTGGAGGACATCCGGACCGTCATCTCCCACCCTCAGGCGCTCTCGCAATGCGAGGCCTTCTTGCGCAAGGTGCCGTGGATCCGCCCCCTGCCCGAGTACGACACCAGCGGCGCGGCCTTGAAGGTCCGCGAGCGCAACGATCCCACCGTGGCGGCCATCGCCAGCGACACCGCCGCCCAGCGCTTCGGGCTGGAAGTGCTCGTGCGAGACATCCAGCACGCCGCCGGCAACTACACCCGCTTCGTGGAGGTGAGCCGCGAGGCTTCGCCCATCCCCTCGGAGGCGAACTGCAAGACGTCCCTGATGGTGGTGCTGGAACACCGGCCTGGAACACTGGGAAAGGTGCTGACCGCCCTGTCCCAGCGCGGGGTGAACCTGGCCAAGCTGGAGTCACGTCCCATCCCCGGAGAGCCCTGGAGGTACCGCTTCTACCTGGACCTGGAGGGTCACGCGGCCGATGCGCCCCTCGTCGCGGCGCTCCAGGATCTCCAGCCGCTCACCTCGGCCATGCGGGTGCTGGGAACCTATCCTCGGGTGGAAGGCCTTCATGAGTGA
- a CDS encoding tetratricopeptide repeat protein, whose amino-acid sequence MSHKLLATFNEGVTRSMAGDHQAALQAFDKVLSEDPNHSPALSAKGFSLARLGRAKEALPCFERAIELDPSSADNYRNAALCELELDEPESASLLFERAFQLNPETHYREAAAVEVFHLGQMLLTRGARRPDKARYRHARHAFELALGYHPSFIDAARALADAWSHLGDPEKSNHYILLAARLRPAG is encoded by the coding sequence ATGTCTCACAAGTTGTTGGCGACGTTCAACGAGGGGGTCACCCGCTCGATGGCCGGCGATCATCAGGCCGCGCTCCAAGCCTTCGACAAGGTCCTGTCCGAAGATCCGAATCATTCCCCGGCGCTTAGCGCCAAGGGCTTCTCGCTGGCCCGTCTGGGGCGAGCCAAGGAGGCGCTGCCCTGCTTCGAGCGCGCCATCGAGTTGGATCCTTCCAGCGCGGACAACTACCGCAATGCCGCCCTCTGCGAGTTGGAACTCGATGAGCCCGAGTCTGCGTCCCTGCTCTTCGAACGCGCGTTCCAGCTCAACCCGGAGACCCACTACCGCGAGGCTGCCGCCGTCGAGGTCTTCCATCTGGGCCAGATGCTGCTGACGCGCGGCGCCCGGCGTCCGGACAAGGCGCGCTATCGCCATGCCCGCCATGCCTTCGAGCTGGCCCTTGGGTACCACCCCTCCTTCATCGATGCGGCGAGGGCACTGGCGGATGCTTGGTCGCATCTGGGCGATCCGGAGAAGAGCAACCATTACATCCTTCTGGCGGCCCGTCTGCGGCCCGCGGGCTGA
- a CDS encoding NAD-dependent epimerase/dehydratase family protein: MAPPLVLLGSGYTLTRLARTYEGRTLVAATRDPSRRAELERGGARVCSVEEALQHVEGAHVVSSIPPEAGLDGRLAEVLARHPPSRFVYLSSTGVYGGTRGVVDETTPVASSTPAIQERLEAEARFRPLGAMVLRIAGIYGPGRGMHTRLLSGTHRLPEGGGGRLSRVHVEDLVEAIRVVLERGEPGGLYCVADDRAATQAETASWLCERLALPLPPTVPLATLHETLRGDRAVSNARLKVLGWAPKYPDFTTGFAAVLEAEGLVRPRTGDPAS; encoded by the coding sequence ATGGCGCCTCCCCTGGTTCTGCTGGGTTCTGGTTACACGCTCACACGGCTCGCGCGGACGTACGAGGGGAGGACCCTTGTCGCCGCCACGAGGGACCCCTCGCGACGTGCCGAGTTGGAGCGAGGAGGCGCCCGGGTTTGTTCCGTGGAGGAGGCGCTTCAGCACGTGGAAGGAGCCCATGTCGTCAGCTCCATTCCTCCTGAGGCGGGCCTCGATGGTCGGCTCGCTGAGGTGTTGGCCCGGCATCCCCCGTCCCGGTTCGTGTATTTGTCCTCGACAGGGGTCTACGGTGGCACGCGGGGGGTCGTGGACGAGACCACACCCGTGGCTTCGTCCACGCCCGCCATCCAGGAGCGCCTCGAGGCAGAGGCACGGTTCCGCCCCCTGGGGGCGATGGTGTTGCGCATCGCTGGCATCTACGGCCCGGGCCGGGGGATGCACACGCGGCTCCTCTCCGGCACCCACCGTCTGCCCGAGGGAGGGGGGGGCCGCCTCTCACGCGTCCATGTGGAAGACCTGGTCGAAGCCATCCGCGTGGTGCTGGAGCGAGGGGAGCCCGGTGGCCTCTACTGCGTTGCCGATGATCGCGCGGCCACGCAGGCCGAGACGGCGTCATGGCTCTGCGAGCGGCTGGCGCTGCCCCTGCCGCCCACGGTGCCGCTGGCGACGCTCCACGAGACGCTTCGTGGTGACCGGGCCGTGAGCAACGCCCGTCTCAAGGTCCTGGGTTGGGCGCCGAAATACCCGGATTTCACCACCGGCTTCGCGGCGGTGCTCGAGGCGGAGGGGCTCGTACGCCCGCGCACGGGCGACCCCGCTTCCTGA
- a CDS encoding EVE domain-containing protein, whose translation MAKIQYWLIKSEPSVYAYAQFERDGQTDWTGVRNFEARNNLRAMKPGDLCLYYHSNEGKAVVGVAQVLTPPGPDPTAPGEDWASVSVGPVVAFNTPVELATLKKTAALKDFPLITRGRLSVAAVTARHFKLILKLGGTVLPNPPQSS comes from the coding sequence ATGGCGAAGATTCAGTACTGGCTGATCAAGAGCGAGCCGTCCGTCTACGCGTATGCCCAGTTCGAGAGGGACGGGCAAACGGACTGGACAGGGGTGCGCAACTTCGAGGCACGCAACAACCTCCGGGCCATGAAGCCCGGGGACTTGTGTCTCTACTACCACTCGAACGAGGGCAAGGCCGTGGTGGGTGTGGCCCAGGTCCTCACCCCGCCGGGTCCGGACCCGACAGCCCCCGGCGAGGACTGGGCCTCCGTGAGCGTGGGCCCCGTGGTGGCGTTCAACACCCCCGTGGAGCTGGCCACCCTCAAGAAGACGGCTGCATTGAAAGACTTTCCACTCATCACCCGGGGGCGTCTGAGCGTGGCCGCCGTCACTGCCAGGCACTTCAAACTCATCCTGAAACTGGGCGGGACAGTGCTCCCGAACCCGCCCCAATCCAGCTAG
- the pheA gene encoding prephenate dehydratase — translation MSELRIAFQGERGAYGEQATRALYGPGVEAVPQPSFRSVFEAVKAGHVHGGVVPVENSLAGSVTENVDLLLEFSLPITGELALPIRHCLLVPPGRTLAGLKRALSHPQALAQCAAFLRQHGITPVAEADTAGSARRVAELAPPGTAAIASRIAAELYGLEVLQEGIEDAPDNHTRFVAMGAVPSQPGSQSKTAVAFTLENNPGVLHRVLGAFATRGLSVIRVESRPRRRPWEYVFCLDVEGSQEEPGMAAALDEAALLCRSFRLLGSYRVSAY, via the coding sequence ATGAGTGAACTGCGAATCGCCTTCCAGGGAGAGCGCGGCGCCTACGGAGAGCAAGCCACGCGCGCCCTCTACGGCCCGGGGGTGGAGGCCGTTCCCCAGCCCTCCTTCCGCTCCGTCTTCGAAGCCGTCAAGGCGGGCCACGTGCACGGTGGCGTGGTGCCGGTAGAGAACTCCCTGGCAGGCTCGGTCACGGAGAATGTGGATCTGCTGCTGGAGTTCTCGCTGCCCATCACCGGCGAGCTCGCGCTGCCCATCCGGCACTGCCTGCTCGTGCCTCCGGGCCGGACGCTGGCCGGGCTCAAGCGCGCCCTCTCCCATCCTCAGGCCCTGGCACAGTGTGCCGCCTTCCTTCGCCAGCATGGCATCACCCCGGTGGCGGAGGCCGACACCGCGGGCAGCGCCCGGCGCGTCGCGGAGCTGGCCCCTCCGGGGACCGCCGCCATCGCCAGCCGGATCGCGGCGGAGCTCTACGGCCTGGAGGTGCTTCAGGAGGGCATCGAGGACGCACCGGACAACCACACCCGGTTCGTCGCAATGGGCGCCGTCCCCTCCCAACCGGGCTCCCAGAGCAAGACCGCGGTGGCATTCACCCTGGAGAACAACCCCGGCGTGCTTCACCGGGTCCTCGGCGCGTTCGCCACGCGCGGCCTGAGCGTGATCCGGGTGGAGTCACGTCCGAGGCGGCGCCCTTGGGAGTACGTCTTCTGCCTCGACGTGGAGGGCTCGCAGGAGGAGCCCGGCATGGCCGCGGCCCTCGACGAGGCGGCCCTCCTGTGCCGCTCTTTCCGCCTCCTGGGCAGCTACCGCGTCTCGGCCTATTAA
- a CDS encoding 3-deoxy-7-phosphoheptulonate synthase, which yields MIVMLEPDSPESTVAAVLQAASQYKGISPRTHVIEGAEHTVTEIYLLGPTAQVPAELFEQIPGVRQVVRVSEKYRVIGRHGGKRETAGFEYNGITFDERSVNLFAGLCAVDTRESVDAMMAALARCGIRTTRMGAYKPRTSPYEFQGLGASCLPWVFELAGKHGIKVVAMEVTNPRHIDEIRSALESSGQATGVMLQVGTRNAQNFELLKQIGQQRVFPVLFKRGMGITLEESLNACEYVASEGNPKIVFCLRGVKSHLGDPHRNMVDFAHVPVVRRLTRLPVCVDPSHAVGRSDAGPDGMPDIFHSIGQGLIAGASMVLVDFHPHPEQALCDGPQALRLEQLPALQRYTNIVREAYEQAVRNGPGLKA from the coding sequence ATGATCGTGATGCTCGAGCCGGATTCACCCGAGTCCACGGTGGCTGCGGTGCTTCAGGCCGCCTCGCAGTACAAGGGCATCAGCCCTCGGACACATGTCATCGAGGGCGCTGAACACACCGTCACGGAGATCTACCTGCTGGGGCCCACGGCCCAGGTGCCCGCGGAGCTCTTCGAGCAGATTCCCGGCGTGCGCCAGGTGGTGCGCGTGTCCGAGAAGTACCGTGTCATCGGGCGCCATGGGGGCAAGCGGGAGACGGCGGGGTTCGAGTACAACGGCATCACCTTCGATGAGCGGAGCGTGAACCTGTTCGCGGGCCTGTGCGCCGTGGACACGCGAGAGAGCGTGGACGCGATGATGGCGGCACTGGCCCGCTGTGGCATTCGCACCACGAGAATGGGGGCCTACAAGCCGCGCACCAGCCCCTACGAGTTTCAGGGGCTGGGCGCCTCGTGCCTGCCGTGGGTGTTCGAGCTGGCCGGCAAGCACGGCATCAAGGTGGTGGCGATGGAGGTGACCAACCCGCGCCACATCGATGAAATTCGCTCCGCGCTGGAGTCCTCTGGCCAGGCCACGGGGGTGATGCTCCAGGTGGGCACGCGCAACGCGCAGAACTTCGAGCTGCTCAAGCAGATCGGCCAGCAGCGGGTGTTTCCCGTGCTCTTCAAGCGCGGCATGGGCATTACCCTGGAGGAATCTCTCAACGCCTGTGAGTACGTGGCGAGCGAGGGCAACCCGAAGATCGTCTTCTGCCTGCGAGGGGTGAAGAGCCACCTGGGAGATCCGCACCGGAACATGGTGGACTTCGCCCACGTGCCGGTGGTGCGCCGGCTCACCCGGTTGCCGGTCTGCGTGGATCCCTCGCATGCGGTGGGCCGCTCGGACGCGGGACCGGATGGAATGCCGGACATCTTCCACTCGATCGGACAGGGGCTGATCGCGGGCGCGTCCATGGTGCTGGTCGACTTCCACCCGCATCCGGAGCAGGCACTGTGCGACGGCCCCCAGGCGCTGCGGCTGGAGCAGCTCCCAGCGCTCCAGCGCTACACGAACATCGTCCGCGAGGCGTATGAGCAGGCCGTGCGCAACGGGCCCGGGCTGAAGGCTTAA